The following proteins are co-located in the Dietzia timorensis genome:
- a CDS encoding GMC oxidoreductase yields the protein MQLSRRSFLAGTVAAGAALTGASLVPAASAQSAGIARGAAPARVPLTREEHRVVVVGSGFGGGVSALRLTQAGVPVLMLERGREWKSGPNQNTFPLATKPDKRLLWHGATERVAGQRVEIEPYVGLIDAFAGENMTALAPAGLGGGSLIYQGMSLQPAEHVFNEYLPEQLDWQWMNREHYPRVARMLHLAVAPDELIESPTYYPARVFAANARRAGLPVSKIPMPIDWNYALAELRGEMKPAYTNGDGAMGVNNGGKFSVDATYIEAARATGLLQVETHHEVTNVERAPDGRWVVRVNKTDDTGQTVEQKVITTPTLIMAAGSIHTTRLLVRARDRGDVSDLPDAIGQGWGTNADRIYGWHNPEVPFGAQQGGPVVYGSLNWGSAESAHTVIQASTPPLGVDLRTTVMVGFGASRDRGHFSYDSSRDDATLHWPANGDSEIQWGHIHPTATALAGPGGRLIDTNAVFNSTWHSLGGACMGAACDLEGRVDGQRGLYVLDGALIPGTTAACNPSMTIAAVAERAMDSIVRNDVGAII from the coding sequence ATGCAGCTAAGCCGCCGCTCATTTCTCGCAGGAACAGTCGCGGCGGGTGCCGCACTGACCGGAGCGTCGTTGGTTCCCGCCGCGAGCGCGCAATCCGCCGGAATTGCTCGCGGCGCGGCGCCCGCCCGCGTTCCGTTGACCCGGGAAGAGCACCGGGTGGTCGTGGTGGGTTCCGGGTTCGGCGGCGGAGTCTCCGCGTTGAGGCTTACGCAGGCAGGCGTGCCGGTGCTCATGCTCGAACGCGGCCGGGAATGGAAGTCGGGTCCGAATCAAAACACCTTCCCACTGGCCACCAAGCCGGACAAGCGGCTTCTTTGGCATGGCGCCACCGAGCGGGTTGCGGGGCAGCGAGTCGAGATCGAACCGTACGTCGGCTTGATCGACGCGTTTGCGGGCGAGAACATGACGGCGCTCGCTCCCGCCGGGCTCGGCGGTGGCTCGCTGATCTACCAAGGTATGTCGCTCCAACCCGCAGAGCACGTGTTCAACGAGTACCTGCCCGAGCAACTCGACTGGCAGTGGATGAACCGCGAACACTATCCGCGCGTCGCGCGCATGTTGCATCTTGCCGTCGCTCCCGACGAGCTCATCGAAAGTCCTACTTACTACCCGGCGCGCGTCTTCGCGGCCAACGCGCGCCGGGCGGGGCTGCCGGTGAGCAAGATTCCGATGCCGATCGATTGGAACTACGCGCTCGCCGAGCTGCGCGGAGAAATGAAACCGGCGTACACCAACGGTGATGGCGCGATGGGTGTCAATAACGGCGGTAAGTTCAGCGTCGATGCCACGTATATCGAGGCCGCGCGCGCGACCGGACTGCTGCAGGTCGAGACGCACCACGAAGTGACCAACGTCGAGCGTGCACCCGATGGGCGCTGGGTCGTACGAGTCAATAAAACCGACGACACCGGACAGACTGTAGAGCAGAAAGTGATTACGACCCCGACGCTGATCATGGCGGCGGGTTCGATTCACACCACCCGCCTCCTGGTGCGCGCCCGCGACCGCGGGGACGTGTCGGACCTTCCCGACGCGATCGGTCAGGGGTGGGGTACCAATGCGGACCGCATTTATGGTTGGCACAATCCCGAAGTGCCGTTCGGGGCGCAGCAGGGTGGGCCGGTCGTGTACGGAAGCCTCAATTGGGGTTCCGCGGAATCGGCGCACACCGTGATCCAGGCGTCGACGCCTCCGCTCGGAGTCGACCTGCGCACGACTGTGATGGTCGGTTTCGGCGCGAGTAGGGACCGCGGGCACTTTTCATACGATTCCTCACGCGACGACGCGACTTTGCACTGGCCGGCGAACGGCGACTCGGAAATCCAGTGGGGGCATATCCACCCCACCGCTACGGCGCTCGCCGGTCCCGGTGGACGGCTCATCGATACCAACGCCGTGTTCAATTCGACCTGGCATTCGCTGGGAGGGGCGTGCATGGGAGCGGCGTGCGACCTCGAAGGCCGCGTCGACGGGCAGCGCGGACTTTACGTACTCGATGGTGCGCTGATCCCGGGGACCACCGCCGCGTGCAATCCGTCGATGACCATCGCGGCCGTTGCCGAACGAGCCATGGATTCGATCGTCCGCAATGACGTAGGCGCCATCATTTAG
- a CDS encoding DUF368 domain-containing protein: MAAVSEREPVKESAINAEASSYPDDDKVGFPGVPAVVGNALRGGLIGSAELVPGVSGGTVALVTGVYDRLLYNGSVLLSGIKGGIAGPDRGAQLRRANRAIDWWLLLPMALLMFLAVFSLAGVLHDFVENSPEVSRSLFGGMVAASIAVPLMMARESARGEGGFKPVRAAVTLVLGFVIGLILVSIPGEENPDPSYLIVFFAAAIAVCALAMPGVSGSYLLLAMGLYAPTLAAVDERNLAYIGVFMLGALFGISAFIKLLEYLLTSHRTITLLAMTGLMAGSLRALWPWQDDDGALRGIEGNWPAMLGFFVIGVAVVVAVLVAERFLGQGKIADPPSTFGETKTAKD, encoded by the coding sequence ATGGCGGCTGTGTCAGAACGTGAACCCGTCAAAGAATCCGCCATCAACGCCGAGGCCAGCTCGTACCCCGACGACGACAAGGTCGGTTTCCCAGGGGTGCCGGCGGTGGTCGGCAACGCGCTCCGCGGTGGCCTGATCGGCTCCGCGGAGCTCGTGCCGGGCGTGTCCGGTGGCACGGTCGCGCTGGTCACCGGCGTGTACGACCGGCTGCTGTACAACGGTTCGGTGCTGCTCAGCGGGATCAAGGGCGGCATCGCCGGACCCGACCGCGGCGCGCAGCTGCGCCGGGCGAATCGCGCCATCGACTGGTGGCTGTTGCTGCCGATGGCGCTGCTCATGTTCCTCGCGGTGTTCTCGCTCGCTGGGGTGCTGCACGATTTCGTCGAGAATTCCCCCGAGGTCTCGCGCTCGCTATTCGGCGGGATGGTTGCGGCGTCGATCGCGGTGCCGCTGATGATGGCGCGCGAGTCCGCGCGCGGCGAGGGCGGATTCAAGCCCGTGCGGGCGGCGGTCACCCTCGTGCTCGGCTTCGTGATCGGGCTGATCCTCGTGTCCATCCCCGGCGAGGAGAACCCGGATCCGTCGTACCTAATCGTCTTCTTCGCCGCTGCGATCGCCGTCTGTGCGCTCGCCATGCCAGGCGTGTCCGGCTCGTACCTGCTGCTCGCGATGGGGCTGTACGCGCCGACGCTCGCAGCGGTTGATGAGCGCAACCTCGCCTACATCGGCGTGTTCATGCTCGGCGCGCTGTTCGGTATCAGCGCGTTCATCAAGCTGCTCGAATACCTCCTGACCAGCCACCGCACCATTACGCTGCTCGCCATGACCGGCCTGATGGCCGGATCCCTCCGCGCGCTGTGGCCCTGGCAGGATGACGACGGAGCGCTGCGGGGCATCGAGGGGAACTGGCCCGCGATGCTCGGCTTCTTCGTCATCGGCGTGGCCGTGGTCGTCGCCGTGCTCGTGGCCGAACGATTCCTCGGGCAGGGCAAAATCGCCGATCCGCCCTCTACTTTTGGCGAGACGAAAACGGCGAAAGACTAG
- a CDS encoding ExeM/NucH family extracellular endonuclease, with product MRPKSFARRFGGRMSTSVLAAALVLGGTSGVIAAGPAAAQGTGLYISEYVEGTGNNKAIELFNPGAEAIDLSGYRVAVYANGQTTANSYTLSGEVAPGETFLFGSSRASFAGQLDASTGAGLWNGDDAVVLFRGDEVVDSLGRVGEQPAGGAWGTGEASTKDSTLRRTGGVPDTIIDDAFDPATAGWKGFGVDVFDDLGEEPGGPTDPEDPEDPEDPTDPEEPGEPGDPADCEAPAEKIGAVQGEGATSPRTGDTVTVQGVVTASFQQPGGYNGYFVQDAGDGSDATSDGIFVYAQGKDERAEGDVVRVTGKVGEHYEMTQITQSGDATVCDTGAEKPAPAELSLPMDDEAREAVEGMSVVLGEGVINESFNYDRYGELTLGSERHAQPTNLHRPGSDEAKALAASNLADSITLDDGINSQNPNPIRHPNGEDYSPENRFRMGDTLREVTGVMHYSFDKWRIQPTAGAEYEETNPRTPAPEVPGSLTVASANVLNYFTTLADEDPNARGANNAAEFERQKAKIVSQLAEIDADVFGLMEIENNSDKAVNDLVDGLNAKIGSEEYAAVETGALGTDAITTALIYKPAKVERVGEFSALTESVDPNFDTSRHRPALAQVFKDKATGEEFSVVVNHLKSKGSACGAGDPEDPNGQGNCNRTRVEGAKALANWINTDENLSRSGRTLVIGDLNSYAKEDPIVALEDAGFENMVAKFGGDDAYSYVFDGQTGYLDHALATAKLTGEIEGVADWHNNSDEPDINDYNLDFGRSPAYFEDNPYRASDHDPVIVGFTPGGNGAPGDGGDDSDDDGEPQPSGPLGSLGSIGSDSLALLGRFGSAN from the coding sequence ATGCGTCCGAAGAGTTTTGCCCGCCGCTTCGGCGGACGCATGTCCACGTCCGTGCTGGCCGCGGCGTTGGTGCTGGGCGGTACGTCCGGCGTCATAGCTGCAGGTCCTGCTGCCGCGCAGGGCACCGGCCTGTATATCAGCGAGTACGTCGAGGGGACGGGGAACAACAAGGCCATCGAGCTGTTCAACCCGGGGGCAGAGGCGATCGACCTGTCCGGCTATCGCGTCGCGGTGTACGCGAACGGCCAGACCACGGCGAACTCGTACACGCTGTCGGGCGAGGTCGCACCGGGCGAGACGTTCCTGTTCGGCAGCTCGCGCGCCTCGTTCGCCGGCCAGCTGGATGCCTCCACGGGTGCGGGTCTGTGGAATGGTGACGACGCGGTGGTGCTCTTCCGCGGCGACGAGGTCGTCGACTCGCTCGGTCGCGTCGGCGAGCAGCCGGCCGGCGGTGCCTGGGGAACGGGCGAGGCGAGTACGAAGGACTCGACGCTGCGGCGGACCGGGGGCGTGCCGGACACGATCATCGACGACGCGTTCGACCCTGCCACGGCAGGGTGGAAGGGCTTCGGCGTCGACGTATTCGACGACCTCGGCGAGGAGCCGGGCGGGCCCACCGATCCGGAGGATCCCGAAGATCCCGAGGATCCGACCGATCCGGAAGAGCCGGGTGAGCCGGGTGACCCCGCCGATTGCGAGGCGCCGGCCGAGAAGATCGGCGCCGTGCAGGGCGAGGGCGCAACCTCTCCGCGCACAGGCGACACCGTGACCGTGCAGGGTGTCGTGACCGCGAGCTTCCAGCAGCCCGGCGGCTATAACGGCTACTTCGTGCAGGACGCGGGCGACGGCAGCGACGCCACGTCCGACGGCATATTCGTCTACGCACAGGGCAAGGACGAGCGAGCCGAAGGCGACGTGGTGCGCGTGACCGGCAAGGTGGGCGAGCACTACGAAATGACGCAGATCACCCAGTCCGGCGACGCCACCGTGTGCGACACGGGCGCCGAGAAGCCGGCGCCGGCCGAGCTTTCGCTGCCGATGGACGACGAGGCGCGCGAGGCCGTCGAGGGCATGTCCGTTGTGCTTGGCGAGGGCGTGATCAACGAGTCGTTCAACTACGACCGCTACGGCGAGCTCACTCTCGGCAGCGAACGCCATGCGCAGCCGACGAACCTCCACCGCCCCGGCTCGGACGAGGCGAAGGCGCTCGCGGCGAGCAACCTCGCCGATTCGATCACCCTCGACGACGGCATCAATTCGCAGAACCCCAACCCGATCCGGCACCCGAACGGTGAGGACTACTCGCCGGAGAACCGCTTCCGCATGGGCGATACCCTCCGCGAGGTCACCGGCGTCATGCATTACAGCTTCGACAAGTGGCGCATCCAGCCGACCGCCGGCGCAGAGTACGAAGAGACCAATCCGCGCACCCCGGCGCCAGAGGTTCCGGGCTCGCTCACGGTCGCCTCGGCGAACGTGCTCAACTACTTCACGACCCTCGCGGACGAAGACCCGAACGCTCGCGGCGCGAACAACGCCGCCGAGTTCGAGCGCCAGAAGGCGAAGATCGTCTCGCAGCTCGCCGAGATCGACGCGGACGTCTTCGGGCTCATGGAGATCGAGAACAACTCCGACAAAGCCGTGAACGACCTGGTCGACGGACTCAACGCCAAGATCGGCAGCGAGGAGTACGCGGCGGTCGAGACCGGCGCGCTCGGGACCGACGCCATCACGACCGCGCTCATCTACAAGCCCGCGAAAGTCGAGCGCGTGGGCGAATTCTCCGCGCTCACCGAGTCGGTCGACCCGAACTTCGACACCTCCCGCCACCGCCCCGCGTTGGCCCAGGTGTTCAAGGACAAGGCGACCGGCGAGGAGTTTTCCGTAGTGGTCAACCACCTCAAGTCCAAGGGCTCCGCGTGCGGCGCCGGCGACCCGGAGGACCCGAACGGCCAGGGCAACTGCAACCGCACCCGTGTCGAGGGCGCGAAGGCGCTCGCCAACTGGATCAACACGGACGAAAACCTGTCGCGCTCGGGGCGCACACTCGTGATCGGCGACCTCAACTCCTACGCCAAGGAGGATCCGATCGTCGCGCTCGAGGACGCCGGCTTCGAGAACATGGTCGCGAAGTTCGGCGGCGACGATGCCTACTCGTACGTCTTCGACGGGCAGACCGGTTACCTCGACCATGCTCTCGCGACCGCCAAGCTCACCGGCGAAATTGAGGGCGTAGCCGACTGGCACAACAACTCGGACGAGCCGGATATCAACGACTACAACCTCGACTTCGGCCGCTCGCCCGCGTACTTCGAGGACAACCCCTACCGCGCCTCGGACCACGATCCGGTCATTGTCGGGTTCACCCCGGGCGGCAACGGCGCTCCCGGGGATGGCGGCGACGATTCCGATGACGACGGAGAGCCGCAGCCCTCCGGGCCGCTGGGCTCGCTCGGCTCGATCGGGAGCGACTCGCTCGCACTTCTCGGGCGATTCGGCTCGGCGAACTGA
- a CDS encoding FAD-binding oxidoreductase, with translation MSATSTPLDQLPALLALRELTYRESSDVAPDFRRALEDALNTEAPYLRADLPRNLDGPFATFVKLYRFLLTRVEDSGGDRAKVDDVLDLCRELGHDLAKYNVVEEQYERFGHALNAALARVAGEEWTGELSKVQNQFYVIIARALHKGAREAHAEAEPDGLNIGATVVDVQRPTRGLAVVRLLTDVPMDYLPGQYVSVLTPYAHAVWRQLSPSIPANPARQIEFHVRAVSGGELSASLVAMATPGDRWVLSSPLGELEIVRNPAPIPEQEPGEPAPTRPLRGDHQDVLIIAGGTGIAPIRSLLLDISRFSDNPRVHLFYGAKYPGELYDLSSLIDMASFSPWLTVQPVAEEHEDPWWLDTTGAGPLPHTLHRFTYGRLDKVVTAYGGWGDRQIILSGPPEMLRATKEALIARGAPPEAISHDPLPGS, from the coding sequence GTGTCCGCCACATCCACTCCCTTGGATCAGCTCCCTGCGCTGCTCGCACTCCGCGAGCTGACGTACCGCGAGAGCTCGGACGTCGCACCCGATTTCCGCCGCGCATTGGAAGACGCCCTCAACACCGAGGCTCCCTACCTCCGCGCCGATCTGCCCAGGAACCTCGACGGGCCGTTCGCGACCTTCGTCAAGCTGTATCGGTTCCTTCTCACCAGGGTCGAGGATTCCGGCGGCGACCGTGCCAAGGTAGACGACGTGCTCGACCTGTGCCGCGAGCTCGGCCACGACCTGGCGAAGTACAACGTGGTCGAGGAGCAGTACGAGCGGTTCGGGCACGCTCTCAACGCGGCACTCGCGCGCGTCGCGGGCGAGGAGTGGACCGGCGAGCTGTCCAAGGTCCAGAACCAGTTCTATGTGATCATCGCCCGCGCCCTGCACAAGGGGGCGCGCGAGGCCCACGCCGAGGCGGAGCCGGACGGGCTCAACATCGGTGCGACCGTCGTCGACGTGCAGCGCCCCACCCGCGGACTCGCGGTCGTGCGGCTGCTCACCGACGTCCCGATGGACTACCTGCCCGGCCAGTACGTCTCGGTGCTCACCCCGTATGCGCACGCGGTGTGGCGCCAGCTCAGCCCGTCGATCCCCGCCAATCCCGCGCGGCAGATCGAGTTCCATGTGCGCGCGGTCTCCGGCGGCGAGCTCAGCGCCTCACTCGTCGCGATGGCCACTCCCGGCGACCGCTGGGTCCTGTCCAGTCCGCTCGGGGAGCTCGAGATCGTCCGCAACCCTGCACCCATCCCGGAGCAGGAGCCCGGCGAGCCCGCTCCGACGCGCCCGCTTCGCGGCGACCACCAGGACGTACTCATCATCGCCGGCGGCACGGGCATCGCGCCGATCCGCAGCCTGCTGCTCGACATCAGCCGCTTCTCCGACAACCCGCGCGTGCACCTGTTCTACGGCGCGAAATACCCGGGCGAGCTGTACGATCTGAGCTCGCTCATCGACATGGCCTCGTTCAGCCCGTGGCTCACGGTGCAGCCCGTGGCCGAGGAACACGAGGATCCGTGGTGGCTCGACACCACCGGCGCAGGTCCGCTCCCGCACACGCTGCACCGTTTCACCTACGGCCGCCTCGACAAGGTCGTCACCGCATACGGCGGGTGGGGCGACCGGCAAATCATCCTGTCCGGGCCGCCGGAGATGCTGCGCGCGACCAAGGAGGCACTCATCGCCCGCGGCGCCCCGCCCGAGGCGATCTCTCACGACCCGCTACCGGGGAGCTGA
- a CDS encoding carbon-nitrogen hydrolase family protein: MRIAAAQVISGADPRANSDVIRDYVARAAEQGARVVAFPEATMRAFGHGPLDEVAEELDGPWASEVGQIAREAGVVVMAGMFRPSGDGRVFNTYLVTGPAGSAASPGAGGDIHLGYDKIHLYDAFGFRESDTVAPGESTSVVEVDGVPIGLAVCYDIRFPGQFTTLANDGARLNILGASWGDGPGKVEQWQLLARARALDATTPLLAVGQGNPASEGREVTGAAPQGVGHSMLAGAKGEVLREASDGAELMIVDVDPDAAEDVRAAIPVLTGGRVTE, encoded by the coding sequence GTGCGCATTGCTGCGGCACAGGTGATCAGTGGGGCCGATCCGAGGGCGAACTCCGACGTCATACGTGACTACGTGGCGCGGGCCGCGGAGCAGGGCGCCCGGGTGGTGGCGTTCCCGGAGGCGACGATGCGCGCGTTCGGGCACGGACCGCTGGACGAGGTCGCCGAGGAGCTCGACGGGCCGTGGGCGAGCGAGGTCGGCCAGATCGCGCGCGAGGCCGGCGTGGTCGTGATGGCCGGGATGTTCCGCCCTTCCGGCGACGGGCGCGTGTTCAACACGTATCTCGTCACGGGCCCCGCGGGATCCGCCGCCAGCCCGGGCGCCGGCGGCGACATCCACCTCGGCTACGACAAGATCCACCTCTACGACGCGTTCGGGTTCCGCGAATCCGACACCGTCGCGCCCGGAGAATCTACTTCCGTAGTGGAGGTGGACGGGGTACCGATCGGCCTCGCCGTCTGCTACGACATCCGCTTTCCCGGGCAGTTCACCACGCTCGCGAATGACGGCGCACGGCTGAACATTCTCGGCGCCTCGTGGGGCGATGGTCCTGGGAAGGTCGAGCAGTGGCAGCTTCTCGCGCGGGCTCGCGCGCTCGACGCGACGACGCCGCTGCTCGCCGTGGGACAGGGCAATCCCGCGAGCGAGGGCCGCGAGGTGACGGGCGCCGCGCCGCAGGGCGTCGGGCATTCGATGCTGGCCGGCGCGAAGGGTGAGGTGCTGCGCGAGGCCTCGGACGGCGCCGAGCTGATGATCGTCGACGTCGACCCCGATGCGGCCGAGGACGTGCGCGCGGCGATCCCCGTGCTCACCGGCGGCCGCGTGACGGAGTAG
- a CDS encoding dihydrolipoyl dehydrogenase family protein: MSDSDHEFDVLVLGFGKAGKTIAMGRAKAGDRVALIEKSPDMYGGTCINVGCVPTKTLLTDAHLHSSARTAAAAGVGSEGGDADALSAAQDRRDTLISKLNAVNKKLADDAGVTVIDGDAEFTGPKTVRITGGPDELTVTARTIIVNTGSVPVRPPIAGIDGPRILDSTQVQHVPEHPARLAVVGGGPIGLEFATMFAQFGTSVTVLDGSERFLGRFDRDVAEQVRADLEKLGITILSGAKVSGFSSDDGGVTVSHDGGELQADYVLLAVGRRPATDGLGLEAAGIATTERGAIEVDEHLQTNVEGVYAAGDVNGGPQFTYVSYDDHRVITSAVWGDGSRTTSGRIIPNTTFISPPLSQVGLGEDAAREDAEGRGHTLDVRVKNIADIPIMPRPKILGEPEGIAKFLIDVEDDRILGCTLYCVDSQELINLVTVAMTQSIPASALGSAIYTHPSSSEVFNALLA; this comes from the coding sequence ATGAGCGATAGCGACCACGAATTCGACGTACTCGTCCTCGGCTTCGGCAAGGCCGGAAAGACCATCGCGATGGGACGCGCCAAGGCGGGCGACCGAGTCGCGCTGATCGAGAAGTCCCCCGACATGTACGGGGGTACCTGTATCAACGTCGGCTGCGTGCCGACGAAGACGCTGCTCACAGACGCGCACCTGCACTCTTCCGCGCGGACGGCCGCCGCGGCCGGCGTCGGTTCGGAAGGCGGCGACGCCGATGCCCTGTCCGCCGCGCAGGATCGCCGCGATACGCTCATCAGCAAGCTCAACGCCGTCAACAAGAAGCTCGCAGACGACGCCGGCGTCACGGTCATCGACGGCGACGCCGAGTTCACCGGCCCCAAGACGGTGCGCATCACCGGCGGCCCCGACGAGCTCACTGTCACCGCCCGGACGATCATCGTCAACACCGGTTCGGTCCCGGTCCGCCCGCCCATCGCCGGCATCGACGGCCCCCGGATCCTCGATTCCACGCAGGTCCAGCACGTCCCGGAGCATCCGGCGCGCCTCGCCGTCGTCGGCGGTGGCCCCATCGGGCTCGAGTTCGCGACGATGTTCGCGCAGTTCGGCACCTCCGTCACGGTTCTCGACGGCTCCGAGCGGTTCCTCGGGCGCTTCGACCGCGATGTCGCCGAGCAGGTGCGCGCGGATCTCGAAAAGCTCGGAATCACCATTCTCTCCGGCGCCAAGGTCTCGGGATTTTCCTCCGATGACGGCGGAGTTACCGTCTCGCACGACGGCGGCGAACTGCAGGCGGACTATGTCCTTCTCGCTGTGGGGCGGCGCCCGGCGACGGACGGGCTCGGCCTCGAGGCGGCAGGAATCGCGACGACCGAGCGCGGTGCGATCGAGGTCGACGAGCACCTTCAGACGAATGTAGAGGGCGTCTATGCGGCCGGCGACGTCAACGGCGGGCCGCAGTTCACGTACGTCTCCTACGACGATCACCGCGTGATCACCTCCGCCGTGTGGGGCGATGGCTCCCGCACCACCAGCGGCCGCATTATCCCGAACACCACGTTCATCTCGCCGCCGCTGTCGCAGGTCGGCCTGGGCGAGGACGCCGCGCGCGAGGATGCCGAGGGGCGCGGGCACACTCTCGACGTGCGGGTCAAGAACATCGCGGACATCCCGATCATGCCGCGGCCGAAGATCCTCGGCGAGCCCGAGGGTATCGCGAAGTTCCTCATCGACGTCGAGGACGACCGCATCCTCGGCTGCACCTTGTACTGCGTCGATTCGCAGGAGCTCATCAACCTCGTCACTGTCGCGATGACCCAGTCGATCCCCGCCTCCGCGTTGGGCTCGGCGATCTATACCCACCCGTCCAGCTCGGAGGTGTTCAACGCGCTGCTCGCGTAG
- a CDS encoding heat shock protein transcriptional repressor HspR, protein MRIPNPDDLRPDEAVLVISVAAELSGLHAQTLRTYDRLGLVIPERTRGGGRRYTLRDVALLREVQRLSQDEGINLAGIKLIIELREQLEEARAALSEARSELRSMYEAAQRAERATSRTGLSAPSGARGELVHVPRSTQVVLWRPRNERGKD, encoded by the coding sequence ATGCGTATCCCGAATCCCGACGACCTGCGCCCTGACGAGGCGGTACTCGTCATCTCCGTGGCGGCGGAGCTGTCCGGGCTGCACGCCCAGACGCTCCGCACCTACGACCGCCTGGGGCTGGTGATCCCCGAGCGCACGCGAGGCGGCGGTCGCCGGTACACGCTGCGGGACGTCGCGCTGCTGCGTGAGGTTCAACGACTGAGCCAGGACGAGGGCATCAACCTCGCCGGGATCAAGCTGATCATCGAGTTGCGCGAGCAGCTGGAGGAGGCGCGCGCGGCGCTGTCCGAGGCGAGGTCGGAGCTGCGCTCGATGTACGAGGCGGCGCAGCGGGCCGAGCGCGCGACGAGTCGCACGGGCCTGTCCGCGCCTTCGGGCGCGCGCGGCGAACTCGTCCACGTGCCGCGCTCGACGCAGGTCGTGCTGTGGCGCCCGCGCAACGAGCGCGGGAAGGACTGA
- a CDS encoding DnaJ C-terminal domain-containing protein, which translates to MSQSDWVDRDFYADLGVSKDASQNDIRKAYRKLARESHPDSHPGDAAAEEKFKKVSTAYDVVGDESKRKEYDEVRQLAASGYGGFGGGGGGFGGGRYRRAGGAGAGAEEFDISDLFGGGAAGAQSGGFGDIFGGLFNRGAGAGGGGRQASARGENIETSVTVGFRDAALGKPVEIAVTAPSTCNTCSGSGAKPGTTPRTCGSCQGAGYVNRSQGPFGFSEPCPECGGAGTIIDDPCPECRGAGTTTRTRHFTVKIPAGIEDGKRIRLQGKGQAGFRGAPAGDLFVTVHVREDKVFSRDGNDLLLELPVSYPELIRGTKVSIPTLDGRVTVRVPENSRDGHVLRVRGRGINPQSGNPGALRATLRVVSPPAGAASAELAAYAEALDASGFDPRAGWQGA; encoded by the coding sequence ATGAGCCAGAGCGATTGGGTAGACAGAGATTTTTACGCAGACCTCGGCGTCTCGAAGGACGCCAGCCAAAACGACATTCGCAAGGCCTACCGCAAACTCGCCCGCGAATCCCACCCGGATTCTCACCCGGGCGATGCCGCCGCGGAAGAGAAGTTCAAGAAGGTATCCACGGCGTATGACGTCGTAGGAGACGAATCCAAGCGCAAAGAATACGACGAGGTCCGCCAGCTTGCGGCCAGCGGCTACGGCGGATTCGGTGGCGGCGGGGGCGGCTTCGGCGGCGGTCGTTACCGTCGCGCGGGCGGCGCAGGCGCAGGCGCGGAGGAGTTCGATATTTCGGACCTCTTCGGCGGAGGAGCGGCCGGCGCCCAGTCCGGCGGTTTCGGCGATATCTTCGGTGGCCTGTTCAATCGCGGCGCCGGCGCGGGCGGAGGAGGCCGTCAGGCCAGTGCCCGTGGGGAGAACATCGAAACATCGGTGACCGTCGGTTTCCGCGACGCCGCGCTCGGGAAGCCGGTGGAGATCGCCGTGACGGCGCCGTCAACCTGTAATACGTGTAGCGGCAGCGGCGCCAAGCCGGGCACGACGCCGCGGACCTGCGGATCCTGCCAGGGTGCGGGATACGTGAATCGCAGCCAGGGGCCATTCGGTTTCTCCGAGCCGTGCCCGGAATGCGGCGGCGCGGGGACGATTATCGACGATCCGTGCCCCGAGTGCCGCGGCGCGGGAACGACGACGCGCACCCGGCATTTCACGGTGAAGATCCCCGCGGGGATCGAGGACGGCAAGCGCATCCGCCTGCAGGGCAAGGGGCAGGCCGGATTCCGCGGCGCGCCGGCAGGCGACCTGTTCGTCACCGTCCACGTGCGCGAGGACAAGGTGTTCTCGCGCGATGGCAACGACCTGTTGCTCGAGTTGCCGGTGTCGTATCCGGAGCTGATCCGCGGGACGAAGGTGTCGATCCCGACCCTCGACGGGCGGGTCACGGTGCGCGTGCCGGAGAATTCCCGCGACGGGCATGTGCTCCGCGTGCGCGGACGGGGGATCAACCCGCAGAGCGGTAATCCCGGTGCACTGCGCGCGACGCTGCGTGTCGTGAGCCCGCCGGCCGGTGCCGCCTCCGCCGAGCTCGCCGCGTACGCCGAGGCGCTCGACGCGTCCGGTTTCGACCCGCGCGCAGGGTGGCAAGGTGCGTAA